tataaaattaaataataaagtaaactGAATGCACTGAGTTTACAATtgaagtaaaataaagtaaatcatataaataaatatttattacaaataatttaaacaaatacacttaaaaaagtcaaatcaatTACATTAATCTAATAAATGATTGAAACCCACAGCTCGGATTATGAGTGGGTGTTTGGTGCCCTCGAGCGGCTGGGAGGCGACTGACAGTCCTGCCAACCCGGAACTACAGTGCTGTACTGCTCATTCCCCATCGGCCGTGTTATTGTGCGGGACCGTTAGAGGCAGGTAACGCTTCtctgcttctttttttatttttttatagtttttaaatgtttttcagcCTCGTTTCAGAATTACATGCAGATCTACAACTTCTGACAATGctgattatatattttaaaatatatacaatgtCGCTAGATCGCCTGTTAATGAAGAAAGGGTCGGGATGTCTGAGCAACGTGTCTGTGTAGATCAGGGGTCCACAGTCCCAGAAGAACTGAAGACCCCCAGACTAGTGTGGAGAGTGTTTTCACCTTATCTAGCACACCTGATCAGCTCTAGCTAATAAACCAACTGCTCAGGTGTGTGAGAACCGAGAAAACACGTGCTGGGATTGGGGTTCCCAGGGTTCCCAAGGTTCCCAAGGTTCCCAGGGTTCCCAGTGGGGCTGGGATGATCATATGGGGGATCTTAACTCACTACATGGGTCCTAAGTAACTTCTAGGACTCCAGTGGAGCTCCTCAGTCCATCCAGTAAACCTCAGCTCAGGGGTTACAGTGTGTTAGTCTCTGTTCTCCTCAGGTTTGGATGCTTTTCTGGAGTAAATTAAAAGACTGCAGCTCcagggtgagaggagtgatctacagtgaAGCAGTCCAGGATCTAAAGTCAAgccaagtcagatttatttgtatagcttttttacaactgttgtcgtcacaaagcagctttgcataaataataattaataaaagaatcagaatctctttatttcagtaTAGTATGTtccttacacatacaaggaatttgtcttggtgagagcaacacgtatgacaagtaacaaaaaacacacagaacacagattatttacagtcttaaactaaaggaaaatgacactaaacaataaatagggtaggggataaattaaaaaagtaaaaagtactaaaggtaataaagagctgaaaatatatttacagaaaagaacatctgtacaggtgtgcaaaacagctgttcagtccggtttggtacagttcagttgtaagtttagaggtttacagtgggaggtgaccactgtggttgaggagcgctacagctctggggaagaagctgttagcatgacgtgttgtgctggttttgatggatcgcagtcttctacccgaggggagtgtcagGAAGATCAGGTGTCCAGGACACCTCCTCTTAGAcagagataaagaagaaagaagacataacgcaagacatgaaggatccaagacccccagtgagcagaccccaacggcgacagtggcaaggagaacctccctccgagctggaggaagaaaccttgggaggaaccaagactcacaagggggacccggaggacccatcctcctccggTCACAGGAGGATGGGTCCTCctctggtggttggtgtggagcAACAGGTAGCAATAGAagggaagactggggttcgaatcCTGGTCTGGGtaactatgctgcgctacaccaatagggCAAGACCCAATgactaacactacattggcccacctctgtaatatgagtaaccgtgtaagtcgctctggataagagcgtcagctaaatgccataaatgtaaatgtaactatttaaacattaatgataaaaatgaccaaaccagatacagcagatagttaatagtggcgatattaatattaatagtgcagatagttaccatagagtccatttaggtttgaacatggtcattaaacaggtagcagtggtaggagggtgagccgctggtctggtatgggtggtggtggtcgtgtgggggcctgctggttggaccggtaggtggcagctggtttgacgcaggtagaggggacctcagcaggcaatcttccagcaggtcgggctgggtggccatttactcagagaaggtaaaaaaagagagagttagtactgagaggattttatggagggcggagaatgttgagcagtatctgAATGTgtcacaagcatcacaacatcAACTTAAACCCCTGAAAAAGAGATGAGTAGACTAATGTTCATGACTCAATTCACCACGGAAATAGAAGCCCTGTTCCTGACACCTTGCCCTTTTCTAATCTGTCATCATCCACCAGGCTGCATATATGGGAGCACCATGATCGCTGTGGAGACTGGACTCTATATCGGATCTGTCTCGGATCTGAAGGACACTGAAGCTCTGACTAATGCAGGAGTCACCCATATCCTCACTGTGGACTCTGAGGAGCCAAACGTCTCTGGCTTTCACCTGAAATTTGTCCATGCCTTGGATGATTCATCTACAGACCTTCTCAGCAGACTGGATGGCTGTGTGCAGTTCATAACAGAAGCTCTCAGTGCATCTGAAGGCAAAACGGCATCTGTCCTCGTCCACTGGTAAGCTGCAGGGTTTTAGTATCAGTGTGgtgatgatgggtcaggagtgtactgtagatgagatgatgggtcaggagtgtactgaagatgtgatgatgggtcagtcaggagagtactgtagatgtgatgctgggtcagtcaggagagtACTGTTGATGTGATGCtgggtcagtcaggagagtACTGTTGATGTGATGTCAGGTTAAGAGCAAACTGTaggtgtgatggtgggtcaggagtgtactgtagatgtgatggtgggtcaggagagtactgtagatgtgatggtgggtcaggagagtactgtagacgtgatggtgggtcaggagtgtactgtagatgtgatggtggggcagtcaggagtgtactgtagatgagaTGGTGGGTgaggagagtactgtagatgtgatggtggggcagtcaggagtgtactgtagatgtgatggtgggtcagtcaggagagtactgtagacgtgatggtgggtcagtcaggagagtactgtagacgtgatggtgggtcagtaaggagagtactgtagacgtgatggtgggtcaggagtgtactgtagatgtgatggtgggtcactcaggagtgtactgtagatgtgatggtgggtcactcaggagtgtactgtagacgtgatggtgggtcagtcaggagtgtactgtagatgtgatggtgggtcaggagtatactgtacatgtgatggtgggtcagtaggagtctactgtagatgtgatgatgggtcaggagtgtactgtagatgtgatggtgggtcagtcaggagcgtactgtagatgtgatggtgggtcagtaggagtctactgtagatgtgatgatgggtcaggagtgtactgtagatgtgatggtgggtcagtcaggagtgtactgtagatgtgatggtgggtcaggagagtactgtagacgtgatggtgggtcaggagtgtactgtagatgtgatggtggggcagtcaggagtgtactgtagatgagatggtgggtcaggagagtactgtagacgtgatggtgggtcaggagtgtactgtagatgtgatggtggggcagtcaggagtgtactgtagatgagatggtgggtcaggagagtactgtagatgtgatggtgggtcaggagtgtactgtagatgagatgggtcagtcaggagtgtactgtagatgtgatggtgggtcagtaggagtgtactgtagatgagatggtgggtcaggagagtactgtagacgtgatggtgggtcagtcaggagtgtactgtagatgtgatggtgggtcagtcaggagtgtactgtagatgtgatggtgggccagtcaggagcgtactgtagatgtgatggtgggtcaggagtgtactgtagatgtgatggtgggtcagtcaggagagtactgtagacgtgatggtgggtcagtcaggagagtactgtagatgtgatggtgggtcaggagaggactgtagatgtgatggtgggtcaggagtggactgtagatgtgatggtgggtcagtcaggagtgtactgtagatgtgatggtgggtcaggagtatactgtacatgtgatggtgggtcagtaggagtctactgtagatgtgatgatgggtcaggagtgtactgtagatgtgatggtgggtcagtcaggagtgtactgtagatgtgatggtgggtcagtaggagtctactgtagatgtgatggtgggtcagagtGACTTTATTGTCATGCACTTTTATTATGTTTCCCAGCCATGTGGGTCAAAGCAGAAGTGCCGCTGTAGTGACCGCTTACTTGATGAAAACACAGAAGCTGAGCCTGCAGGATGCGTACACCAAACTCCAGCAGCTCAAACCGGACGTTAAGTAAGTGCAGATAAAGTCCGTTTAcaggtttcttcttcttttcttcccCAAACGTAGTCCAATCCCCACCCACTCGATAGGGCTCCCCTATCACACAGTCAGTTACTAACTGCCAGTTTGTGAACAGtcttcttatgtttttttttttcagaatgaaCGAGGAGTTTCTTGACCAGTTGGCCCTGTACGAGTCAATGAGCTGTGAGCTGGACACAAACAGTCCGTTATACAAGCAGTACAGACTGAAGAAGGTCACTGAGAAATATCCAGGTATGTTCGGTCTCCACGCTTGTCaggtttgcttgttttttaCGTGGTGTTGAGAACAGACCGAGTCTAGATTAGAGGATTGTAAGATTTCAGATTCATGGAGGATTGTTGAGCTCCAGCAAAACACTCCCATAGTTCTGTAAGCAGCTTTGAAGACCAGAAGACTGAGTGATCTTGTGTTTGTCTCCTTCAGAACTTCAGAATCTCCCAAAAGATGTATTTGCCGCTGACCCCGCACACACCCAAAACACTGAGGTGGTCTACAGATGCAGAAAATGCAGGTGAGCTACATTTCAGATCTgctgagttgtgtgtgtgcctttgtttgtttatcaagtattgaaacacacaaacacacacacacacacacacacacacacacacacactttaaatacACCAGTTGGTTCAACAACAGCTTTTACCCTCAAGCAATCAGGCTGCTGAACAGGCAATAGCGCAGTGGACcggtccacagtccacaagctatCTCACAAGCTATCTCTGAACTCGCACCCACCCagtgtattttgtaaataatgtaaacattcagatttatatcaaatatgtatatttaaacatgtaaacgtacttgatggcgatggtcagaAGCCAATCTGCACCAGGAGCCCTTCGAGcctcaagtacggctcggctcgacccgccatcctttaagatccacggaagatgagcgtccagacttttttgtgtcctgcaccaaagtggtggaatattatttacatattatttacagataaagtaattttatttctatatttacagtatttctaTTTGGTAAATATCTGTGGtctttttaatttgatttgactGTCTCAAGCTTTGAGCTATACTGGGTCTTGCAGTCTGAGTCCAGTCGAGACCCCAGGTATTTAGGGGCACTTGCCCCATTGTCCCGAACAGTAATCCATCTTTATCATCACACCCCCGCCCTATACCAACACACTTACTACTGGAGACCCTACGCATAAAAGACTTTCCCCCACCCACGCTACACCTATATTCTCACCCATTcagtgtcttttgtaaataatgtaaaaattcaGATTATATCAAAACCAGTATATTTACATGTTTAAGCCAGTGAGgtattgtaaatagagagtgtgtataatatgtgtaaatgtgtagtataagttaatgtgtaaatatttctattattttcagtatttctattttgtaaaatgtgttgtttttatgtattactgtgagggacgatgcaTCAAAgcttttcactcacctttacacctgtgtaatctgACGTGGCAATAAAcaggatttgatttgatttgactttGATTTGACACCAATCAGTTTTATTAGTAATCGAGTCATCTACCGGGAAAGTAATCTTGTCAGGCAAAAAATGGGCTTAAAAACTAAACAATAACAAACCAATCAGAGCCCGTCAAATATTTCAAAGGCTTTACTGTGAAAaatcaaacagaaaaacagccttTAAAAAGACCCTAAAACCCAGAACTCAGACATAGTAACTACATGTGCATTCCATATTTATGATGTGTGAACAGTACAGCAGCACTGCTCTACCATTACATGAGACATACATTTAGACCCCTTCATCTGAAAGACTtcagctc
The sequence above is drawn from the Salminus brasiliensis chromosome 11, fSalBra1.hap2, whole genome shotgun sequence genome and encodes:
- the dusp12 gene encoding dual specificity protein phosphatase 12 isoform X1; protein product: MDRSLLPEGSVRKIRCPGHLLLDRDKEERRHNARHEGSKTPSEQTPTATVARRTSLRAGGRNLGRNQDSQGGPGGPILLRSQEDGSSSGGWCGATGSNRREDWGSNPGLGCIYGSTMIAVETGLYIGSVSDLKDTEALTNAGVTHILTVDSEEPNVSGFHLKFVHALDDSSTDLLSRLDGCVQFITEALSASEGKTASVLVHCHVGQSRSAAVVTAYLMKTQKLSLQDAYTKLQQLKPDVKMNEEFLDQLALYESMSCELDTNSPLYKQYRLKKVTEKYPELQNLPKDVFAADPAHTQNTEVVYRCRKCRRTLFRHSSILSHCLGSGASAFSHKRVSVGSPAGDQKQCTSYFIEPVQWMEEALLGVMDGQLLCPKCSSKLGSFNWYGEQCSCGRWVTPAFQMHKNRVDEIKHINISALK
- the dusp12 gene encoding dual specificity protein phosphatase 12 isoform X2, producing MIAVETGLYIGSVSDLKDTEALTNAGVTHILTVDSEEPNVSGFHLKFVHALDDSSTDLLSRLDGCVQFITEALSASEGKTASVLVHCHVGQSRSAAVVTAYLMKTQKLSLQDAYTKLQQLKPDVKMNEEFLDQLALYESMSCELDTNSPLYKQYRLKKVTEKYPELQNLPKDVFAADPAHTQNTEVVYRCRKCRRTLFRHSSILSHCLGSGASAFSHKRVSVGSPAGDQKQCTSYFIEPVQWMEEALLGVMDGQLLCPKCSSKLGSFNWYGEQCSCGRWVTPAFQMHKNRVDEIKHINISALK